The window ACGCCAAATTAATCCAAGTTCAGAGATGACCTGTGAATTCTTGTCTGGATCAAATTGTTCTTCTAGCGGCTGAAAATTACATATGTGcgttctttgtgttttttctaacTAGGATTGGGAGCAAGTCCTGACAACATTGCCTTGGCAGAACGACAGCAGCCACCCCGCCATGCTTCTGGAATTATGACTGTATAGTGACACTGGTCTGTCTTCAATGCCCCATCCTGTTTTCTTGTGCGTATTGCAAACCTTGCTGCTTCCTCCCTGCACCTGTATAAAAATTCCAAAGTtaattctcttctcttctgaaaGTGTCTTGTGAGATGTAGCGTGGAACCCAGCCCAGTTCAGTTGCCCAGGAAATGACAAGTCCAGATGAATCATCCTTTTAGTGAATTGATTGGGTTCTGTAGTTTTACTTGTTCCTGTAGCTGACACTAATAAAGAACTGATGCTTCCACTCCCCAAAGCATGGGTTAGTTTCCTTTGCAGAAGGGCAGCAAATGCTGTGTCTATTTCATGCAGGTGGAGGGACAGACTCAAGCCAAGCTGTTGTAATTAGTGCTTGAAGCTTGTGGAGTTGGCAGGGTGGCAGTCCTCAGAGCTGGCTCAGGGACAGGAACTGCTGTGTAGGATTAAACGAACAAATTGCTGACCAACAGCTCTCCTGATCCTTCCACTCTCAAAGGGTGACTTTGAGCAAATTTCACAGCATCCACTTCCATTCTTATCCTTTCTAGCTAGccctttcaattttcttttaaaaggctTCATCCTCTTGCTTGTATGCCTGCAGAGTACTGGGACTGAGTACCTTCTGGTCATCATACTGCGTGGCTCTGGTGCACAAGACCCAGCTTGAGATACTGTGACCAAAATCTGTAAATCAGAAGTTGCTTCTCCCATGGGTTTTTCTGACCAATTTCAAGGACTGAAAACACTGATAATTGCACCCTGGCTCAGTGGGATGCTCTGCTCATGGGCATCAAGGCCTGTTATTACTGATTTCTGTGCTCTTAGCCTCTCCTGGAGCATGCTGCAGTTGCTATAGTCATCCTGGCCTTAATGCTTTGCTCTTCCTATTTAGGAATGGAATTCCATTCCCTGGAGGCTCCTTGGTGCTGTCAACGTGTTGACCTTATTTGACTGCTTTTCCTAGTCTATAGGAGCACACCTCCATCAGCACAAGCTACCTGCTTTCTATCCAGTctgtgtgctggtgctgctctctTGGGCTTGCTTCTGTGCTGTATCATACCCTGACTTCAGCTGGTTGCTGATTCATCCCTCCTacctcttgttttccttccagcattTTAATAGCACTTACATATTTGCTCTTCCATGGTATATGTTCTGCTCAGCTGGGATTCTTTCCTGGGGCTTTTCTTCATTCCTGCTCTGATCTCCttaagtatttctttttgttacagAGGATGCCCCCCAGCCTGAACTGTGTACTGCTTAAACATCTCACTGATAAGTCTACAAAGGACTAAATCTATTTGAtgtacaggaggaaaaaaatgcaaattgcGTATCAGTTATGCATATAAGGAGCTGGGACAGAATTGTACaagtaaaattaattctgttgtTGCCTAATTTGAGTCTGAAATGGTTGTTCAGGTGCAACGGATCAGTTGAGATGTGCCTGTGCCACCACTGACAGTGCTGGATGCCTTGGCTCAGGAAGACAGCTGTAAAGCTAGAGGGAATTCAGAGTGGGGGGCGCAGGAAGAGGCAGAGTAGGGAACAGCCTAAGAAAGGATATGAACAAAAAACAgggtttttaaaacttttaagtgAAAAGGTAAACTTGCCACTTGGATCCCTGTGTAGTGAGACAAGGACAATACCAGAAAGCTTTCAGAGTAGTTCTCTGAGCTCCTCCGGGGAGTCTGAGGCTTCAGCAAGTTGAGGCAGGAGCAACAATGCACATGTGAGTCCAGCTTGGAATAGTTGCTGTGCCCTTTGAAAAGGGCGGATGGAGGCATGCCTCTGTGACAGGCGCTCTCCAGCTGCCCGTGTGGATAGCAGTACCTTCGTGTGCCTGGGGAGCATCGTGTGCAGATAGCAGCACCCTTCCTGGAACAGAAGGGGACACAGGCAGAAGTGACCCTGGGCTTGAAGCATGGTGTCTTGTAGCTGCGCTTGATCTGTGTCTATCTGGTGGCATTGCGCTTCAGCGGGGAAAGCCTTAGAGATAAGATGGGGGGGCGGGGAAAGCATTCTGTGCTTagagggggaagagagagtGATTGCTGCTGCTTGGACCTACTGTAATGAAGTGTAGCTGAACAGGGCAGGTATCTGCCAGTCCTGATAACAGCACGGCTGTTAAAAGGAGAGCTCTTTCGTTAAGAGCAGACAGTTCCTCCTGTATGCCAGACGTTCCTCTGCTTATCTGTGCACTGCTGGCCTGTGCTGCCCCACCCTGAAATCCATCATGGTTAGCTCCCTAATAGCTTGGGGAAATGGTGGTTGCAGGATCTATGAGCTGCGGTGTTTAGAGGAATGGAGCAAACAAACCAAGTTGTGCCCCTGGGGGAGGTGTTGTTTCAAACCCTGGTGCGTTACAGCTGATGGCATACAGGCCCCCAACTTCCCAAGAGCTACTTAGCATCAAGCTAAGATAAGTCATTGTCTTACTTGAGCATAACAGCATAAGTGATGCCTGCCTTCTAAACTCAGTTCAATGGAGCACCTGCCTGGAGCACTAATGGCTGGGAGAGataaggtggggaaaaaaaggtacaCAAACCCAGACTTAGAGGCTAGCTTCTGTCTCCCAGTCTCTATTGTAAGCAGCTGGTTCAGGTCAATTGTTCACCATCATGACGCTACTGGTGGAAGCACCACACCCCTGTACAAGGTGTAAGAGTGAGCAATGGCTGGAGCCTGCTGTCTGGCAGCTGCCTTCCAAAGCAAGGCAGTTAGAGCAGTGCTTGAATTGGGGTCAGAATGAAGCAAAGCAGTAAGAAAAAGTGTTCCAGTTTCCCTACACCTTCCATTCCATAAAAAACACACATCTAGAGTGAAAATAAACATGGCTTTAATGTGAACATTTGTAACAGTTCATAGAACAACTCCAACCCTCTCTTTATCTACCGTTTTAAGTCAGTGCCATCAATaccataaggaaaaaaaaaagtataaacatGCATTGAAATAGTATGCCAGGCCTCAGCTCTGATATTACTGCATATCCTAGTCCCTGTAACACCCTGCATCAACTGCTCCAGAAGGCACAGACAAGctaaagtttaaaacaaaccaaacaaaaaaacaaaacaaggctgTAAAATGCCTGAGCACCTGTAATCTCACAGAAGTAGTGCACTGTGTAACAAGGCAGGTTTAACTTAACTGGTGGTTTTCTTATATGTGcagaacaattaaaaataaaagaaagctgctgctgtaaaCACCTGCCTGGTCACACTAAGTAGCAGAAATTCAGCTGAGGGCCAGCAGGTATCAAGTAGGAGAGGGAACATGCTCAACCCTGCGCAAGTAACCGTGCCTTGGGTCTAAGAGGGGTATGCAGTGCTCAGGCAACTGCAGCAGTCTGTCAGCAACCCTAGTTAAGTAGTAGCAGCACAAATGCAGCAAAACTGTCACCTGAATAAGGACTAACAAGAACACCTCAGTTTGTAGCTCTTCAGCAAGAACAGCCACTTCACATGCAGAGTCCCTGAGGCCAGTAGTTACAGGCACCTTGATTTCAGCCAGGGAAGCTGACCTATATGCCTCTTACATAGTGGCATTAAATCTTCTAACGATCTTCAAGCCATATAATCAACTTTGATACAGATTATGTATCTTAACATTCGTTATGCTGGCACAGAACCTACTACATCTCAGCAGCAGTTGAAGGTAGATTTCAGTACCCATCCTGCATTAAGATTGGTCCCTGCAACAacctcagaaggaaaaaagctttattcTGCAGTAGAAAAAGCTTTCCTTGTTGGTTATCCTAGGCTCTCTTCAGTTCTTGCAGTAACTTCAGTGCAGCTGTGTTCTTTGGTTCAATTTTCAACAAGCTGTTGATGTCAGCAATACTTGATTTGTAATCCTAGAAGAAGAATTTTTAAGTGTTAGtgcactgaaatacattttaaattcctAAGGCCCCTGCAGGAGAACTATAACCTGGTATTAGTGGAACGATAAAACTCAGCATAACATCTATCTGCTTCCAGCATTTCAAGAAGCAGGACCCAATGCTGAGAAACTCACAAGATCCAAACAGTAAATACTGAGGTAAAGGACAATTCCTTTCAACTTCATACAGGTCTCCACTATCTGATGGCAGAGCATTCGGTGCTAGATGTCTATAGGGCATTAACAGGTCCCTAATCCTAGCTTAAAGCTGGTCAAAAACTCCTGACTTACCTTCAGTTCTTTAAGTGCTTGAGCACGTCTGTAGAACGCCTTGATGTTTTTAGGATCTAATCTCAGAGCTGCTGTGCAGTCCTGTACTGCTTCCTTGTGTTGCTTCAGGGTCAGGTAACAGAGAGCTCTGCCATACAAAGACCTGGTTAGAGACCTTTGTCTAAaagcagcatctgctgctgcaaCGCACACAGATCTTAGTTAACCCCAGCACAGCGCAAAGCTGGAGTCCCCAAACAATCCCTATCCTGACATGTTACTTTTTCAGCTCAACACCTGTTTCAGTTAAAAGGGCGAAAAGTAGTTTTTCAGTCTGCAAAAAAGAGGATGTTTACAGCAATAAATAGAGCAGCCAGCACTTCAAGGGTGGAGGCTTGTAGCTACACCAGTCTAGAACATGACCTGCTTGTCTTGGAAGTACTCTGAGTATAGCAGCGTGCACTCTGTGATTCATGGGGCAGCAGACACTACTCAGAATAACGCAATCCTGGCAGACAAGCATTAAAGGGAGAAACCCCCTAGCAGTCCTAAACTGAGTGTCTCCAGGCTTTTTGCAGCATCTGATCAAAGAACATTATACAATCTACTTGGAAGACTGCACTGGGGGGGAACATGTGGGTGTTTTGTTGGTGTGTTTTTTATCCAGTTGTCTGGGAGCAAACATCAGGCAGCTTTGTCAGATGAAGTACCATGGTGGCTTTTATAAAGGGCCAAAAAGTACTTGGGCAAAGAGCTGAGGAGTACCTGTTGGTGTAAGCTGCACATTCCTGGTTGAGCTTTAAGCTCTCAGTGTACTTCTCAATTGCCTTTTTATGGTTTCCTTTCTTTACaagttcatttccttcttccttcagaGCTCGAGCTCTCTCTACACCAGCAGCAATCTGGTCTGGAAACAGTGTGAAAGAATACAGAACACTATAAAACTGATAAGATCAGAGCAGcctctcagaaagaaaatagccCCTCTACACATAGAGGCAAGACAGAGAGATCAAAGGATCCAGCACCAACCAAGCAGGCTCTGGCAGAACCAGTAACCAGGCCCAGGTTTCTGGGGATCTCAGGCTGCAGACACACCAAGCAGGGATGGCAGCTGCCTCGCTCGCCATTACCCTGCTGATCTGAAGGGCTGTGCACGGCCAGGGACGTGCTCTCACCTGGGTGTCCCTGCGGTGTGCTTCCAGGGGGCGCATCTGCGGCGGGGGCTGCTGCGGAAGGAGCGCTCCATCTCTTCTGGGCAGAAATGGGAACCGTGGGAATTGGTGGGAGCTTCTCGCGCCAGTTCACACCATCCTTCTCCAGCAGGGCTTTAGTCATTCTGGAAGAGATGGCTGGAGGTCGCTCTGTTGGCTGGATGGGCCACTCACGAGCCAGCAGGGTCACGTTATAACCTGGCTCATACTGAGGACAGCATCTCTCCACTAACCCCGTGACATGCATCTAAACTAAGCTCCTTCCACAGACAGGGAATTAATGAAAGGAATATCTTCCTGATAGTAGGGCCAAAAATACCATAGGATGAGGGTTGGGGCTGTCAGTGCTCAGCTGGGCAAGAGATGTGTGGGTTATTCCTAAGCCCGGCAAGTAACGAAGTGAATCAGAATTTTCTCCAGGAAGGGAAAATGCCTATGGCAGCCTGTAATCCCTGTGAGCATAGGGAGGCTTATAGGACAGGATGCTGGAACTTGTaagattattatttctttaaaataggtACCAGACTAAGCAGAAAATTCCACTGAAAACATTCCCAGCCCTCAACAATGTACCGGCAGCTTGGAAGGAGCTAAGGGCGTTAGCACACAGGAAGCATGACGAAGCCTGCCCTTCGCACAAAGCGTCGGGGCCTCGGTTGTTTCATTAAAGCGCTCAGGACGCAGCTTGCTCCTGGCATCGCTGCAGACACggagcagggctgccagcagccgcTGAccgagctgctctgctcccgaGCCTTCCGTCCAGGGAGCGTTCGGCATTACCTGTTGACACCATCGTGCGCCGACTGTATGGAGCAGTCGATCTGCAGCACGGTCTTGTAGTCGACGTAGGCCAGCTGGTAGCTCTCCAGAGCCTCGTAGGCTGCCGCCCGTCTGAGGAGGGGTTTGATGCCGAATGGGACCAGCTTGAGCGCGCTGTGAGGGGCGAGAAGGTGACACAGCCTGTGAGGCACCCGGCAGAAGTCCCCGGATACCTTCCTACAAGGCATTCAGTAGGCCCGGTCTAGGAAATACCGGACGGTGGGATCAAAGTCTTTATGTGCACTTCAAGCGATACGGTACCGTGGGAAGAGATCCTGCGGCAGCGagcttttctgtcttgttttctacCCTAATGAACTGACTAGAgcaagggaaaagaagggaattccctcctcccagctgGCAACCAGAAACATAGACCCGCTTTGGGGGCTACGCCTGAAAACTTTACACCTGCAAATCAAAGGCGAGCGGTACTTTTTCTACTCCAGTGTGGTGCAGAAGTGGAGTAAGTCACCAAGGTTTACCAGAGGGGTGCGTTTTCAGCTGGCGATCTGCTGCTGCATCACCTGTGGGGGTCCAGCGCCACAGGCGAAAAACCCCTGGGGTGAAACCCCCCTGAGTGAAGCCCCCCTGGGTGAAACCCCCCCAATGTGAAGCCCCCCTGAGTGAACCCCCCCTTAGTGGAACTGCCCCAGtttgcagccccccccgggtgAAGCTCCCCCGGGATGAGCCCCCCTGGGGCacagccggccccccccggctcaccCGCAGCAGTCGGCGACGCAGAGGCGGCAGGCGCCCTCCTTGAGGTGGCAGGCGGCGCGGTTGGCGAGCAGCACGCTCCTCTCCTCGGCGGCGGCCTCCCCTGCGCGGCACACCGGAGGGGCTCAGGCGCCGCTCCGAcaccccccggctcccccccggttccctcccggtcccccctccccagcccggccccctCCTCACCCGCGTCCTCCAGCAGCGCCAGCGCCCGGCCGTACAGCTCGGCGGCCGGCCCGTACTGCCCGCGGCGGAACTCCTCGTTACCGGCGCGCCGCAGGGAGCtggcgctgccccccgccgccatccCGGGGGCGAAACCGGGGCCGGCACCGGGAGCTGGGCTCGGggaagcggggccggggccgggcaaTCCCCGGAGCCTTCCGGCGGCGGAGCGGAAGGGGCGGCGGGCTGCCATGGAGGCGTGAGGGAGGCGGTGAGGGagcggccggccccgcggcgccaTGGACGGGGTGCAGCTGCGGAACCCGCGCCGGTAAGGGCTGGCTTGGAGGGACGGGGCTCCGGCGTGAGGCTCCTCGGCCCCACCGGGCCCGGAGGGACGGGGGGAGCGAGGGGAGCACCGGGGGTGCCGCGCCTCAGGTGTCCGGGCAcggcgctgccagccccgggaCGCCGCGGGGTGGGCTCGCTCCTCGGGTCCGGCAGGAACGGGGCAGTTTGCCGTCAGTGTGGTGATTAGGCTTTTAAATTAGGCATCAAaaccttctcttttcctcccctcGAAATAACGTAGGCCTTGTTTTAACCTCAGCGAGAGGAACCCGCCTTTTGTACCGCCGCTCTTTGGGCGCCTCGGGCATGGTGCCTGAGGTGGTCCCTCACGTTCTTTCCCCTCGTTACCCCATCCCGCGCCCTCCTCCCTCCCGCTCCCCGAGGATAATGTTCTCTTGCTAGGCGCTTATCTTTGCGGGGAAGCTGCCGGCTGCTCTCGGCATTTCGCCACTTCCTGACTCTGCTTCTGTTGGTTTCCTCCGCCTCAGGAAGCCATTCTtcgtgctgcaggcaggcaccGCTTCGTGCGGAAACGGAGTAACCGGGGCCCAACCAGCGGCTTTTCGTTCTGGCTATGAAGAAAccggggggaaaaaatacatatttagtGTCAAAATTAGTACGTACGTGCCTGGAGTGGCGGTCTTTAGCAGCAGCAGTAAGAGCTTTTTGCAGTTGCAGGCAGCCGCGCGTATTTCATCTTAAATGTTGGTTGCCGTGAGGCTTGTGAGTTCCGAAGGCACGGGCACTGACAAGGTTCTGGGTCTTGGAGAGTTGTGAGAGCTGGAGTTTGGCTTGGTTTCTCTGGTGGGGGTCAGTTTTTCTGGTAGTTTGTGCCAAAAACTTCCTCGTGGGCTATTGGGTGCTGCTTATTTGATAGTAAAAGagtttgttttcagaacttttcgtatatttttagtgtttatACATATTACGTTTATAATATCTTTTAGAAATACAAATGTAGTCGTTAGCTGCTTTAGGAAGTTTCTTGGCGAACAGCTCTCCGGTGGGGTAGAAGTGAGCTGGAACAAGCGTGGTGGATTTTCTCATTGCTTTCTGTAGGGAGTCTCCCTGGAAGTCCCACTGGGGTGGGGGTTGGTAGGTGAAGGATCCCAGTACCTAGCACGTTGCACTAAAATTACCTCGATACGTAGAAGGTATTTCAGCAGACCCTTAGCAATGCATTTGAGAGGAACAGACCGAGCAGCGTTAAGATCCTCAAAGTCAGATGAgtttcctttccctcccccccaccccccctttatttttcctttctccctgaTAGCATTTTCCTAATATATGTCCAGGCATAAAGCCAGTATCTGAACTAATGTCCTTAAAAACGGACAAATGAAATCGGTATTGCCTGCATCCTCCCAACAGATGTATTCCTTACGTACTATAAGACCACAGAGAAGACCGTGTTCCCTTTTGCACAGCCCTAGTACTTACCTTCCATGCAAGAGTTTGAACATCTGCAGGTATGTTCGATAGCTACAAGAGACTGCAGTGCCAAGTTGGAATTGACCACCAGCGTGTAGATCCTCACATGCATTCCACAAAGAGGCACTGTAGATCTGTGTGCCTGAACAAATTCTGGTCTCTGTAATTCCCGGTCCTTTTTTGCTATTAGATAAtgataatatttgtttttctaactaTGTGACATAAACTTATTTGATAATCGACTTACTTTATGCAAGCCTTCCAGATACTAAAGTGgcattatttattcttttgtttcagcagaGCCCCCATTTGCAATAAAACTAAACGTAGTAATTTATCTATTCTTACATATACAGGCAGCTGAAGAAGTTAGATGAAGACAGTTTAACCAAGCAACCTGAAGAAGTTTTTGATGTGTTGGAGAAGCTTGGAGAAGGGTATGTGCTCTATTACAGTGGGCCCAAAGTACATTTCTCAAAGGGCAGATGTGTGTGATGGATATATGTTCGGTGGTCTTTGATTTTTCACTTTGTCATGATCCTATTACTGCAAAAGTATGCATTAGTGTAACGACTGCATTTGGTTAGTAACggaataaataatttgtttgccaggagtaagatgtcttcattaAACCAAGCAATAGCTTATGGTTCAGCAGAAGGCGGTCAAAATGTTGTTGAAAAATGGCAAACTGGAGTGCTTTGTGGGAACTCAGGAGGTCTTGTAGTTCATCCCTGGTACCTCTTGTGGAGGATCTGTGTGGCGGAAAGgaaattttgtttcattgtgCCACTTGCTCAGGCAGAGCAGTTTGGGAACACTCAGTAAGTGATGTGTTTGTCACCTTAAGCAGTTCATTTGAAAAACCAAGTGGGAATTCTGCCTGGCTGCTGTAAGCAAAGAAGCTGGAAATAAGACAAATTATAGCTGACGAGAGTGAGCAGAGCTCTCTGACCAGAGCTGCTGTTCTTACTGTTGCTTAGCTGGTACCGTATGCTGGAGAAAGAGATGCTGCTTTGGTTGGATTTGTGTAAAAGGCCCTTCCAAATCTATGGGTGCATAATGATGATTGGCTCCTTTCTGACCGTCTCAGCA of the Anser cygnoides isolate HZ-2024a breed goose chromosome 16, Taihu_goose_T2T_genome, whole genome shotgun sequence genome contains:
- the TOMM34 gene encoding mitochondrial import receptor subunit TOM34, with the translated sequence MAPRGRPLPHRLPHASMAARRPFRSAAGRLRGLPGPGPASPSPAPGAGPGFAPGMAAGGSASSLRRAGNEEFRRGQYGPAAELYGRALALLEDAGEAAAEERSVLLANRAACHLKEGACRLCVADCCGALKLVPFGIKPLLRRAAAYEALESYQLAYVDYKTVLQIDCSIQSAHDGVNRMTKALLEKDGVNWREKLPPIPTVPISAQKRWSAPSAAAPAADAPPGSTPQGHPDQIAAGVERARALKEEGNELVKKGNHKKAIEKYTESLKLNQECAAYTNRALCYLTLKQHKEAVQDCTAALRLDPKNIKAFYRRAQALKELKDYKSSIADINSLLKIEPKNTAALKLLQELKRA